A window from Desulfurobacterium atlanticum encodes these proteins:
- the fabG gene encoding 3-oxoacyl-[acyl-carrier-protein] reductase produces MGRVIDISGKVALVTGGTRGIGKAIAVALKEAGATVYITGTNEEKTKAVAREIGVNGLKMNVCDREEVKEKVALIVEKEGKIDILVNNAGITRDTLFMRMKDEDWDSVIDTNLNGVYNVTRQVIPVMMKKRSGCVVNISSVVGFTGNPGQVNYSATKSALIGFTKSLAKEVASRGIRVNTVAPGYITTDMTEKIPEKVKEALVKSIPMRREGEPSEIADTVLFLVSDMASYITGTTIHVNGGLF; encoded by the coding sequence ATGGGAAGGGTAATAGATATTTCAGGGAAAGTTGCACTTGTAACCGGAGGAACGAGAGGGATCGGAAAAGCGATAGCAGTTGCATTAAAAGAAGCCGGAGCAACCGTCTATATAACAGGTACAAATGAAGAAAAGACAAAAGCGGTTGCCAGAGAGATAGGTGTAAATGGTTTAAAAATGAATGTTTGCGACAGAGAAGAGGTAAAGGAAAAGGTAGCCTTAATCGTGGAAAAAGAAGGAAAAATAGATATTCTTGTTAATAATGCAGGAATAACAAGAGATACGCTCTTTATGAGAATGAAAGATGAAGATTGGGACAGTGTGATAGATACAAACTTAAATGGCGTTTATAACGTAACAAGGCAGGTTATTCCTGTTATGATGAAAAAACGTAGTGGTTGTGTAGTAAATATCTCATCTGTTGTAGGGTTTACAGGAAATCCCGGTCAGGTTAACTATTCAGCCACAAAATCTGCTCTTATAGGATTTACCAAATCTCTTGCAAAAGAGGTAGCCTCAAGGGGGATAAGGGTTAACACCGTTGCTCCGGGATACATAACAACAGATATGACAGAAAAGATACCTGAAAAGGTGAAGGAAGCACTTGTAAAATCCATTCCGATGAGAAGAGAGGGAGAACCTTCTGAAATTGCTGATACTGTTCTTTTCCTTGTTTCTGATATGGCATCTTACATAACAGGCACCACAATCCATGTTAATGGTGGACTTTTCTAA
- the acpP gene encoding acyl carrier protein, with amino-acid sequence MAENIEEKVKELIADRLGVDPEEVTPEASFVEDLGADSLDTVELVMALEEEFGIEIPDEDAEKIQTVGDAIEYIKNHT; translated from the coding sequence ATGGCAGAAAACATCGAAGAAAAGGTGAAAGAACTTATCGCCGATAGACTTGGAGTTGACCCTGAAGAGGTAACACCAGAAGCTTCTTTTGTAGAAGATCTTGGTGCAGATTCTCTTGACACAGTTGAGCTTGTTATGGCTCTTGAAGAAGAGTTTGGAATTGAAATTCCTGACGAAGATGCTGAAAAGATTCAGACAGTTGGTGATGCGATAGAATACATTAAAAATCACACTTAA
- a CDS encoding 3'-5' exoribonuclease YhaM family protein: protein MSVFIRDIYQMPQGQEFEDFFLIESAEIKKHRTGEPYLRLIISDRTGTLPVLWWKPPKDADLTIFKKGDVVFISAYVEIFQGNVQPKIKSMRHAQEGEFAEDKFISKSRFDIEEQFTKLLEIIETIKNPYLKKLLEVIFYDDEISSAFTKAPGGKFIHHASIGGLIEHTLGVVEICEVVAKRYKSIDRDLLITAAILHDIGKIHEYSIKIAIDRTDEGILLGHIYTGSELIAKKIDEIEGFPKELKMKLLHCILSHHGEYEYGSPKRPKTLEAVALHFADALDSKVKGYEEHIERELGEEKGWTKRHFAYDVPIYFDGEINYE from the coding sequence ATGAGTGTTTTCATAAGAGACATCTATCAAATGCCACAGGGACAGGAGTTTGAAGATTTTTTTCTTATTGAGAGTGCCGAAATAAAAAAACACAGAACAGGAGAACCGTATTTAAGGCTTATCATCTCTGACAGAACAGGAACCCTTCCTGTTTTATGGTGGAAACCGCCAAAAGATGCTGACCTTACAATTTTTAAAAAGGGCGATGTTGTTTTTATCTCTGCTTATGTTGAAATTTTTCAGGGAAATGTTCAGCCGAAAATAAAATCCATGCGGCATGCTCAGGAAGGGGAATTTGCCGAAGATAAATTCATATCAAAAAGCCGCTTTGATATAGAAGAGCAGTTTACAAAGCTGCTTGAGATTATAGAGACTATCAAAAATCCTTATCTTAAGAAGCTTCTTGAAGTGATATTCTACGATGATGAAATATCTTCTGCCTTTACAAAAGCTCCAGGCGGAAAGTTTATCCATCACGCTTCAATAGGGGGACTTATTGAACACACTCTTGGAGTTGTGGAAATATGTGAAGTTGTTGCAAAACGTTATAAAAGTATAGACAGAGACCTTTTAATAACAGCGGCTATTTTGCACGATATAGGGAAAATTCACGAATACAGCATTAAAATTGCGATAGATAGAACAGATGAAGGGATTCTTCTTGGTCATATCTATACCGGTAGTGAGCTGATAGCTAAAAAGATAGATGAAATAGAAGGTTTTCCAAAAGAATTAAAAATGAAACTTCTCCACTGTATCCTCTCTCACCACGGAGAGTATGAATATGGTTCTCCAAAAAGACCAAAAACACTTGAAGCTGTGGCGCTCCACTTCGCAGATGCCCTTGATTCAAAAGTGAAAGGGTATGAAGAGCATATAGAGAGGGAACTTGGAGAAGAAAAGGGCTGGACCAAAAGACACTTTGCCTATGATGTTCCTATCTATTTTGACGGGGAGATAAACTATGAATAG